The window GTGACTCCGTAATATTGCTGAGCACCGCCTCTGGAAGCTCTAAAACCGGTAATTACCTCATCAAATATTAATATTATATCATTTTCTTCAGTTATCTTGCGTACAAACTCTAAAAATCCAGGTTTAGGCTCAATGCAGCCGACATTTCCCATCACTATTTCCATTATCAGACAGGCTATGTTTTCGCCTTCGGCTTCAATCAGTTCAGTTAAGGCCTCTTCATCATTGAATGGAACGGACAGCGTATTTTTGGTGGTGTCCGTTGGAATTCCAGCAGAATCCGGCAGGCATGCTGCACCGGAACCGCCCTTAACCAGAACGTAATCGTGAGCTCCGTGATATGCTCCTTCGAATTTTATGATCTTGTTTCTGCCGGTGAAGCCTCTGGCCAGTCTTATGGCGCTCATTGTAGCTTCGGTTCCGCTGTTACAAAATCTAACCATTTCAGCAGATGGTATTCTATCAACGACTTCACGTGCAAGCTTAATTTCGTTTTCTGTTGGAGCTCCATATGCGCTTCCGATTGTCAGCTGGTTTGAAACCTCGCGCACTACTTTGGGATTTGCATGTCCGAGTATTAAAGGACCGTAGGCAAGACAGTAGTCAAGATATGTGTTGTCTTCGCTGTCTGTAATCTTGCATCCTCCCGCGCTTTTGACGAAAAACGGATATGGCTTGAATGCACGTACCGGAGAGTTGACTCCGCCCGGGAAATATTTTTTGGATTCATTGAATAATTCTTCAGTCATTTTAATCACTTATAAATGTTGGATTAATGAGTTTACACAAGCAACTGCTATAGGTGTTCCACCTTTAGGTCCTTCAGTAATGACATTAGGGATATTTGAATTCCTTAAAGCCTCTTTTGAATCGGCAGCTCCCACAAAACCGACAGGAACTCCCACTATGGCTTTAAGATTTATTTCACCTTTTTCATACAAGTCCATTGCTTCAAAAACAGCTGTCGGCGCATTGCCTGAAACCACGATTCCTTCAAAATCGTTTTCGCTTGCATACCTTATGGCTGCAGCGGCTCGGGTAATCTGATGCTTTTTAGCTATTTTCTTAACTTCCTCGTTTTTGATGTAGCACTCGACTTCACCGTCATATCTCGTTATTCCATATTTGACCATATTAATGTCGGTTAAAATCGTTTCGTTGTTTCTAAGGGATTTCATGGCGACTTCAACAAAGTCATCACTGATATGGACG is drawn from Methanobrevibacter millerae and contains these coding sequences:
- a CDS encoding cobalt-precorrin-8 methylmutase, whose product is MTDQMFMGASTKQGLDIANKSREIIRGLIGDEIKDLKPAEKDIVERIVHSTADPEYAKLVHISDDFVEVAMKSLRNNETILTDINMVKYGITRYDGEVECYIKNEEVKKIAKKHQITRAAAAIRYASENDFEGIVVSGNAPTAVFEAMDLYEKGEINLKAIVGVPVGFVGAADSKEALRNSNIPNVITEGPKGGTPIAVACVNSLIQHL
- the hemL gene encoding glutamate-1-semialdehyde 2,1-aminomutase; translation: MTEELFNESKKYFPGGVNSPVRAFKPYPFFVKSAGGCKITDSEDNTYLDYCLAYGPLILGHANPKVVREVSNQLTIGSAYGAPTENEIKLAREVVDRIPSAEMVRFCNSGTEATMSAIRLARGFTGRNKIIKFEGAYHGAHDYVLVKGGSGAACLPDSAGIPTDTTKNTLSVPFNDEEALTELIEAEGENIACLIMEIVMGNVGCIEPKPGFLEFVRKITEENDIILIFDEVITGFRASRGGAQQYYGVTPDLTTLGKIVGGGLPMGAFCGKREIMELIAPQGPVYQAGTFSGNPISVQAGLSTLSQLDEEFYKDLERKGDFLRSNIKSIIDDEQYNIQCVGLASMFQIYMNPAEVFDYADAKNSDSERFLRYFRALLKEGVFIPPSQFECNFISSAHGMADLQDTAEAIEVALAVAFKK